GCAAGTTCATGGCAGGGGAGAAGTACAAGTATTTCCACTGCCTTGAGCTGATCCAGAAGCTCGGCCAAAAGCGTTTCGACGATGTCCGCATTGCCTGGTACATCCCGCTCTACGACAAGAGCGTCGAGTGCATCAGAGAGCTGATAAAGTTTGGACTGACTCCGACGAAGAGTGCGCGTGAGGCTCTGGCGATCGAGCTCGAGAAGCAGGCGCGGAAATCGGCGTCGACGGAGTGCAAGGAGGAGATGATTAAGATCGAGAAGCTGGGAAAGCTCGATCAGGCGCTGCGGAATTTTCAGCGACACGGGATCCTCTGGCTGAGCAAGGTGAAACGTGGGTACCTGGGCGACGAGCAGGGTCTCGGCAAGTCGATCCAGGCACTGGGCGTCGTCGAGTATTCGGAGGCTTATCCCGCAGTCGTCGTGTGCCCGGTCAAGATCAAGAAAAACTGGATCAAGGAGATTCGTCATTGGCTGCCTCATCGCACGGTCTCGGACAACCCGCGGGCGCTGGCCGAGATCACAGTCCTTGGCTACACCGAGCTTCACAAGTACGTGAACAGCGCACTCGCCTCGCCAAAGTCGGCAGTGGCCAAAGCCGCAGCGCTAGCCAACACGCAGCAGTGGTTTTATCCAGACCTGGTGAAGGTCAAGGCCGTGGTGTGTGACGAGGCGCACTTCATCAAGGAGGTGAAGAGCAAGCGATCACAGGCGCCGACTGCTCTCGCCCTGGTCTGCGATAGTCCCGTAAGGCTCTGCCTCTCCGGAACGCCAGTTGAAAACCGACCGGCTGAACTTATTTCGCCGATGAAATTCCTTGGCGTGCTTAAGGACTTCGGCGGGCAGTATGAGTTCGAGAAGAAGTTCTGTGCGGCACGGCGCCGGAAGATGGGTAATCGCTATATCTGGGACTCGCGAGGAGCGTCGAACCTCAAGGAGTTGAATAACCTCATGCGAAACAGCTTCTACATCCGCCGCTTGAAGTCCGACGTGTTGAAGGATCTGCCGCCCAAGATCGAGTCGGTCCTCGAGGTCGACATAACGAACACCGAAGAGTATCGCGCGGCCGAGCGGGACGTTGTGACGTACATGCTGCAGTACAAGGAACACCTGCTGTCCTCCTCCGCGATGGATAACGCGCACCTGATCCGGCTGAACAAGCTCCGCCAACTCGTGGGGATCGGCAAGGTCGAGTGGATCGTAGATTGGGTCGACAGCTTTCTGGAGAGCGGGGAGAAGTTCGTTCTCTACGCCTACCACCCCGCAACGCAGGAAGCACTGGCCAGACTGCTCGGGCGATGGAACCCGGCAAAGGTGTTCGCCGGGTGCAAGGACGTGGAGAAGGAGGAAAAGAAATTCAAAGAGGACGAGTCCTGCCGGCTGTTCCTCGGATCGATCGGTGCTGCGGGCTTTGGGCTGACCCTGACAACCGCATCACACATTGGCCTGGCTGAGCTCACATGGGTCCAGGCTAAGCACTGGCAGGTGTTCGACCGGATCCATCGCATAGGCCAGCAGCGCTGCGTCAATGCATACTACTTTCTGGCACCTAAAACCATCGACGACGACATGTGGTCGATCTTGTCAGACAAAGCACAGATTTCAGCCGCGGCGGCGGACGGTCGCGAAATGCCGAAATCTGAGGCCCTCTCCAACCTCGTC
This portion of the Opitutaceae bacterium genome encodes:
- a CDS encoding DEAD/DEAH box helicase, whose product is MIDQAPASTMAKGFIYYSGGEWAIQFDRKFMAGEKYKYFHCLELIQKLGQKRFDDVRIAWYIPLYDKSVECIRELIKFGLTPTKSAREALAIELEKQARKSASTECKEEMIKIEKLGKLDQALRNFQRHGILWLSKVKRGYLGDEQGLGKSIQALGVVEYSEAYPAVVVCPVKIKKNWIKEIRHWLPHRTVSDNPRALAEITVLGYTELHKYVNSALASPKSAVAKAAALANTQQWFYPDLVKVKAVVCDEAHFIKEVKSKRSQAPTALALVCDSPVRLCLSGTPVENRPAELISPMKFLGVLKDFGGQYEFEKKFCAARRRKMGNRYIWDSRGASNLKELNNLMRNSFYIRRLKSDVLKDLPPKIESVLEVDITNTEEYRAAERDVVTYMLQYKEHLLSSSAMDNAHLIRLNKLRQLVGIGKVEWIVDWVDSFLESGEKFVLYAYHPATQEALARLLGRWNPAKVFAGCKDVEKEEKKFKEDESCRLFLGSIGAAGFGLTLTTASHIGLAELTWVQAKHWQVFDRIHRIGQQRCVNAYYFLAPKTIDDDMWSILSDKAQISAAAADGREMPKSEALSNLVRKMITRN